One stretch of Thermococcus sp. 21S9 DNA includes these proteins:
- the tgtA gene encoding tRNA guanosine(15) transglycosylase TgtA has protein sequence MEFRFEVKARDAAGRIGKLTVNGKSIETPAIMPVINPKQLIVTPKELKEMGFGMIITNSYIIYKTPELREKALELGIHRLLDYDGIIEVDSGSFQLMRYGEVEVTNGEIIEFQEKIGVDIGTFLDIPTPPDAPREKAEEDLRITLERAREAESIKNIAMNAAVQGSTYPDLRTYAARELSKMNFEIHPIGAVVPLMEGYRYRDLVDVVIASKLGLRPDRPVHLFGAGHPMIFALAVAMGVDLFDSASYALYAKDDRYLTPEGTKRLEELEYFPCSCPVCSRYTPQELREMPKEERTRLLALHNLWVIREELNRVKQAIKEGELWRLVDERARSHPKLYSAYKRLLEYRDYLERNEPVTKASAFFKVSEEAMRWPIVYRAKTRAERVARKFPEKVKHPIFGEIPKYLSLSYPFAQSEGEEDFTIEKPRKNEARKYIMAVAEYQFGEGASEAFKDAFVELSRKTGMPRQVKAKGKHLATFRAEDGLLTLGIEGAKRLHALLPFPRMRVVVNEDAEPFARKGKNVFAKFVVDADPSIRPYDEVLVVNEKDELLATGQTLLNGEELKVFQSGLAVKVRRGVEK, from the coding sequence ATGGAGTTCAGGTTCGAGGTTAAGGCGCGCGACGCGGCCGGAAGAATAGGAAAGCTCACCGTCAACGGCAAGAGCATCGAAACTCCCGCCATAATGCCCGTCATCAACCCGAAACAGCTCATCGTGACGCCGAAGGAGCTCAAGGAGATGGGCTTTGGGATGATAATCACCAACTCCTACATCATCTACAAGACGCCGGAGCTGAGAGAAAAGGCCCTTGAGCTGGGCATTCACAGGCTTCTCGACTACGACGGGATAATCGAGGTGGATTCTGGCAGTTTCCAGCTCATGCGCTACGGCGAGGTTGAGGTTACCAACGGGGAGATAATCGAGTTCCAGGAGAAAATCGGCGTTGATATAGGCACCTTCCTCGACATTCCGACCCCTCCCGATGCGCCGAGGGAGAAGGCCGAGGAGGACCTCAGGATAACCCTCGAGCGGGCGAGGGAAGCCGAGAGCATCAAGAACATCGCCATGAACGCGGCAGTTCAGGGGTCCACCTACCCGGACCTGAGAACTTATGCCGCGCGGGAGCTCAGTAAGATGAACTTCGAAATCCACCCGATTGGGGCCGTCGTTCCGCTCATGGAGGGCTACCGCTACCGCGATTTGGTGGACGTTGTTATAGCTTCCAAGCTCGGCTTAAGACCGGACAGGCCCGTTCACCTCTTCGGTGCAGGCCATCCGATGATTTTCGCTTTGGCAGTCGCTATGGGCGTTGACCTATTCGACTCGGCGAGCTACGCTTTGTACGCTAAAGACGACCGCTACCTGACGCCCGAGGGAACGAAAAGGCTCGAAGAGCTTGAGTACTTCCCCTGCTCCTGCCCGGTCTGCTCCCGCTACACTCCGCAGGAATTGCGTGAGATGCCGAAGGAGGAACGGACGAGGCTTTTAGCTCTTCACAACCTCTGGGTGATACGCGAGGAGCTAAACAGGGTCAAGCAGGCAATAAAGGAAGGGGAACTCTGGCGCCTCGTTGACGAGCGCGCCCGTTCCCATCCGAAGCTTTACTCCGCCTACAAGAGACTGCTCGAGTACAGGGACTACCTTGAGAGGAACGAGCCGGTAACCAAGGCGAGCGCCTTCTTCAAGGTGAGCGAGGAAGCGATGAGATGGCCCATCGTTTACCGCGCCAAGACGAGGGCCGAGCGCGTCGCCAGAAAGTTCCCCGAGAAGGTAAAACACCCGATATTTGGCGAGATTCCAAAGTACCTGAGTTTGAGCTACCCCTTCGCCCAAAGCGAGGGTGAGGAGGACTTCACGATAGAAAAGCCGAGGAAGAATGAAGCGAGGAAGTACATCATGGCGGTGGCGGAGTATCAGTTCGGCGAAGGAGCGAGCGAGGCTTTCAAAGATGCATTCGTCGAACTCTCGCGGAAGACTGGCATGCCGAGGCAGGTGAAGGCGAAGGGTAAGCACCTCGCGACCTTCAGGGCGGAGGACGGCCTGTTAACGCTCGGCATCGAAGGGGCAAAGAGACTCCACGCGCTCCTGCCGTTCCCGAGGATGCGCGTCGTTGTCAACGAGGATGCCGAACCCTTCGCGAGAAAGGGCAAGAACGTCTTCGCCAAGTTCGTGGTCGATGCCGACCCCTCAATCAGGCCCTACGACGAGGTTCTGGTTGTGAATGAAAAAGATGAACTCCTCGCGACCGGGCAGACTCTCCTGAACGGCGAGGAGTTGAAGGTCTTCCAGAGCGGGCTGGCGGTGAAAGTCAGGAGAGGCGTTGAGAAGTAG
- a CDS encoding inorganic phosphate transporter, whose amino-acid sequence MIALIAAAFFMAWAVGANDSAKAVGTAVGSGIVGFKRAVLIIAVFTTLGAVIGHSAVSGTITGLASGLSAGEVALALFSAASAVTIASLWGRPISTTQSIIGALIGSSLALGLPVDWWTIGKIVSAWFFSPVFASLLAIAIYKLYKPFLRRIKCLKNLELTQKWLVFLASAFSAFNLGTNEVSNVIGLAKAGGMSDPNAFLALVMAFGTLTFSYEVMMTIGKDIAPLGPTSAFSSQFGASIAVSTANLFGLPVSSGQAIVGAISGLSAYKGEHVNKKLLVDIVKSWVRAPLFAGILAFLLIKLFSAGF is encoded by the coding sequence ATGATAGCTCTCATCGCAGCGGCGTTCTTTATGGCATGGGCCGTCGGAGCGAACGACAGCGCAAAGGCAGTTGGCACAGCGGTCGGTTCAGGGATAGTGGGCTTCAAACGGGCCGTTCTAATAATAGCGGTTTTCACTACGTTAGGTGCAGTTATCGGCCACTCCGCCGTTTCAGGGACGATAACTGGACTAGCGAGCGGTTTATCGGCTGGAGAAGTCGCTTTGGCGCTCTTCAGCGCGGCATCGGCCGTTACAATTGCGAGCCTGTGGGGACGGCCGATATCGACGACCCAGTCCATAATAGGCGCGCTCATAGGTTCTTCCCTCGCCCTCGGTCTTCCCGTTGACTGGTGGACGATAGGTAAAATCGTCTCGGCGTGGTTCTTCTCGCCGGTCTTCGCCTCTCTCTTAGCGATAGCGATATACAAACTCTACAAGCCATTCCTCAGGAGGATAAAGTGCCTCAAGAACCTCGAACTCACTCAGAAGTGGTTAGTCTTTCTCGCCTCGGCCTTTTCAGCCTTCAATCTCGGCACGAACGAGGTCTCGAACGTCATCGGACTCGCAAAGGCCGGCGGAATGTCCGACCCAAACGCCTTTCTCGCCCTTGTGATGGCCTTCGGAACGCTTACCTTCAGCTATGAGGTTATGATGACGATAGGAAAGGACATAGCACCCCTCGGCCCGACCTCGGCATTCTCGAGTCAGTTTGGGGCATCAATAGCTGTCAGCACCGCGAACCTCTTCGGTCTGCCCGTCAGTTCGGGCCAGGCGATAGTCGGGGCGATAAGCGGGCTGAGCGCCTACAAGGGGGAGCACGTTAACAAAAAGCTCCTCGTGGACATCGTGAAGAGCTGGGTTCGCGCGCCACTCTTCGCCGGAATCCTCGCCTTCCTGCTCATCAAGCTCTTCTCGGCAGGCTTTTAA
- a CDS encoding glycosyltransferase family 2 protein — MNPSLLAVALALIFLWDGYFFFNYIISLFRNYGIREWTPGVSIIIPAYNEGERVLKAIRSALAQDYPDFEVIVVDDGSEDSTFEVASSVKDPRLKVYRKEHGGKARALNFGLSKASGEIIVTTDADSYLEPTAVRELVRRFYSDEVLAVGGQVRVMGDSFLERAQDAEHLRIAMFRRAKELDDLSLAPGPVSAFRRDALERIGGFVEDIVEDYATTKAVKRLGKVVYAPRARVWTEMPKNLSVLWRQRKRWFLGDLKNLGGGFTKDWSFLLLGDFIALLDVLVPLFLLATGNFDLFALWWWFEVVTMLLPTLVEGGKLSNALLFPIIVWFWALFYLSLHVYGYIRLLTGRL, encoded by the coding sequence ATGAACCCCTCTCTCCTCGCCGTTGCGCTCGCGCTCATCTTCCTCTGGGACGGCTACTTCTTCTTCAATTACATAATTAGCCTTTTCAGGAATTACGGAATTAGGGAATGGACGCCGGGGGTTTCAATCATAATCCCCGCTTACAACGAGGGGGAAAGGGTTCTCAAGGCTATACGCTCGGCGCTCGCTCAGGATTATCCGGATTTTGAGGTCATCGTCGTCGATGACGGCAGTGAGGACAGCACGTTTGAAGTCGCCTCGTCCGTGAAGGACCCACGCCTGAAGGTCTACAGGAAGGAGCACGGGGGCAAAGCCAGGGCCCTGAACTTCGGCCTTTCCAAAGCGTCTGGCGAGATAATAGTGACGACCGACGCCGACAGCTACCTCGAACCGACCGCGGTTAGGGAACTCGTGAGGCGCTTCTACTCCGACGAAGTGCTCGCCGTTGGAGGACAGGTAAGGGTCATGGGGGATTCCTTCCTTGAGAGGGCGCAGGACGCAGAGCACCTTAGGATAGCGATGTTCCGCAGGGCCAAGGAGCTTGACGACCTTAGCCTCGCTCCCGGCCCGGTTTCAGCCTTCCGCAGAGACGCCCTCGAGAGAATCGGGGGCTTCGTCGAGGACATCGTCGAGGACTACGCCACCACAAAGGCCGTCAAGAGGCTCGGGAAGGTGGTCTACGCGCCGAGGGCAAGGGTCTGGACGGAGATGCCGAAGAACCTCTCAGTTCTCTGGCGCCAGAGGAAGCGCTGGTTCCTCGGCGACCTCAAGAACCTCGGCGGAGGTTTTACCAAGGATTGGAGCTTCCTCCTGCTCGGCGACTTCATAGCCCTCCTCGACGTTTTGGTTCCTCTCTTTTTGCTCGCGACCGGCAACTTTGACCTCTTCGCCCTCTGGTGGTGGTTCGAGGTTGTCACAATGCTTCTCCCAACACTCGTTGAGGGTGGAAAGCTATCCAACGCCCTTCTCTTCCCCATAATTGTCTGGTTCTGGGCGCTCTTCTACCTCTCGCTCCACGTTTATGGTTACATTAGGCTTCTCACCGGGCGGTTGTGA
- a CDS encoding ATP-dependent helicase, which produces MARKRIRWARREYSDEEIFSILSEPVREWFRRKFGSFTPPQRYAVIEIHKGENVLISSPTGSGKTLSAFLSAINELILLGKEGKLEDKIYVLYVSPLRALNNDIKRNLEGPLAEIKEVAKELGYDLPEIRVGIRTSDTSSYEKSKMVKKPPHILITTPESLAIALNAPKFRERLKTVKYLIIDEVHALAENKRGSHLALSVERLQEMAEERFVRIGLSATIHPLEEIAKFVFGFDDDGKPRPGLIVDVSFTKQTEIKVESVVEDLIYTPAGALSEALYRRLAELIREHRTTLIFTNTRSGAERVAFNLKKRYPEFEGLIEAHHSSLSREVRLDVEEKLKRGELKAVVTSTSLELGIDIGTIDLVVLIGSPKSVNRALQRIGRAGHRLHEVSKGVILALDRDDLVEVTVLAHNARNRRLDRVRIPRNPLDVLVQHLLGMALNRVWEVDEAYRVVRRAYPFRDLPFEDFMSVLKYLAGEYTGLEERKVYAKIWLEDGKFGKRGKMTRAIYYMNVGTIPDEAKIRVYTMDKKLIGTVEEEFAERLMPGDIFVLAGRTYEFVKSRGNKLYVIPREGAKPTIPAWFSEMLPLSFDLAVDIQRFRREVKGLLSRKDALKRLIKKYGIDEKASRAIIAYFREQARYSIVPDDETVLVEFVPGDRRNRYFFHTLIGRRANDALSRAFAYLVSKKKNCNVGIAINDNGFALLLPPEVELSEEEVMELFEVDDLRETLKRALDNTELLKRRFRHVANCGLLILRRYVGRSKRLGRQQVMAVSLLKVLKENYPDFPLLKEVYREIMEDKMDVENAELFLSWVQKGKIRVIFQRNAVPSPFAFNLEAIGSSDVVLMEDRRELIKALHRKIMAMIGN; this is translated from the coding sequence ATGGCGAGGAAAAGGATAAGGTGGGCGAGAAGAGAATACAGCGACGAGGAGATATTCTCAATCCTCAGCGAGCCGGTTAGGGAGTGGTTTAGGCGAAAGTTCGGAAGTTTCACGCCACCACAGCGCTACGCGGTCATTGAGATTCACAAAGGCGAGAACGTTCTCATCTCCTCGCCGACCGGCTCCGGAAAAACGCTCTCCGCTTTCCTCTCGGCCATAAACGAGCTAATTCTCCTCGGGAAGGAGGGCAAACTCGAGGATAAAATCTACGTCCTCTACGTCTCGCCGCTGAGGGCTTTGAACAACGACATAAAGCGCAACTTAGAAGGACCTTTGGCCGAAATCAAGGAAGTGGCAAAGGAGCTCGGCTACGATTTACCCGAAATTCGCGTCGGCATAAGGACGAGCGACACGTCGAGCTACGAGAAGAGCAAGATGGTTAAGAAACCTCCCCACATTCTGATAACCACCCCGGAGAGCCTTGCGATAGCTCTAAACGCCCCCAAGTTCCGCGAGAGGCTGAAGACGGTTAAATACCTCATCATAGACGAGGTTCACGCTTTGGCTGAAAACAAGCGGGGCAGTCATTTGGCCTTGAGCGTCGAGAGACTTCAAGAGATGGCCGAGGAGAGGTTCGTGAGAATCGGCCTCAGCGCGACGATACACCCACTGGAAGAGATAGCGAAGTTCGTCTTCGGCTTCGATGACGATGGGAAGCCGAGGCCGGGCCTTATCGTTGACGTAAGCTTCACCAAGCAGACCGAAATAAAGGTCGAGAGCGTCGTCGAGGACCTAATCTACACTCCTGCCGGAGCGCTGAGCGAGGCGCTCTACAGGAGACTGGCGGAGCTTATCAGGGAGCACAGGACGACGCTAATCTTCACCAACACGAGGAGCGGTGCCGAGAGGGTCGCCTTCAACCTGAAGAAGCGCTACCCCGAGTTTGAAGGCCTCATAGAGGCGCACCACTCGAGTTTGTCGCGCGAGGTTAGGCTGGACGTGGAGGAGAAGCTGAAAAGGGGCGAGCTGAAGGCCGTTGTTACGTCAACGAGCCTTGAGCTCGGGATAGACATCGGAACGATTGATTTAGTGGTTCTAATCGGCTCGCCGAAGAGCGTGAACCGCGCTTTACAGAGAATTGGGCGAGCGGGCCACAGGCTCCACGAGGTCAGCAAAGGCGTCATCTTGGCCCTCGATAGAGATGACCTGGTTGAGGTTACCGTTTTGGCGCACAACGCGAGGAACAGACGACTTGACCGCGTCAGAATTCCAAGGAACCCGCTTGACGTCCTCGTCCAGCACCTTCTCGGAATGGCCTTAAACAGGGTCTGGGAGGTTGACGAAGCTTACCGCGTCGTCAGAAGGGCCTATCCATTCAGGGATTTGCCCTTCGAGGACTTCATGAGCGTTTTGAAATATCTGGCCGGAGAATACACCGGACTGGAGGAGCGGAAGGTCTACGCCAAGATATGGCTGGAGGACGGGAAGTTCGGAAAGCGCGGAAAGATGACGAGGGCGATTTACTACATGAACGTCGGCACGATTCCCGATGAGGCCAAAATCAGGGTTTACACAATGGACAAAAAGCTAATAGGCACAGTTGAGGAGGAGTTCGCCGAGAGGCTGATGCCCGGCGACATCTTCGTCTTAGCAGGAAGAACCTACGAGTTCGTCAAGAGCCGTGGAAACAAGCTCTACGTCATTCCGCGCGAGGGTGCCAAGCCGACCATTCCAGCGTGGTTCTCGGAGATGCTCCCGCTCAGCTTCGATTTAGCGGTGGATATTCAGCGCTTTAGGAGGGAGGTTAAGGGCCTCCTCAGCAGGAAGGACGCCCTTAAAAGGCTCATAAAGAAGTACGGGATAGATGAGAAGGCCTCGCGCGCCATAATCGCCTACTTCCGCGAGCAGGCGAGGTATTCAATAGTTCCAGACGACGAGACGGTTCTTGTTGAGTTCGTTCCGGGGGACAGGAGGAACCGCTACTTCTTCCACACGCTAATTGGGAGGCGCGCCAACGACGCTCTAAGCAGGGCCTTCGCCTACCTCGTGAGCAAGAAAAAGAACTGCAACGTAGGGATAGCGATAAACGACAACGGCTTCGCCCTTCTCCTTCCGCCGGAGGTTGAGCTGAGCGAGGAGGAGGTGATGGAGCTTTTTGAGGTTGATGACCTGAGGGAAACGTTAAAGCGGGCCCTGGACAACACGGAGCTTTTGAAAAGGCGGTTCAGGCACGTCGCCAACTGCGGGTTGCTAATTTTGAGGCGCTACGTCGGGAGGAGCAAGAGGCTCGGCAGGCAACAGGTCATGGCGGTCTCGCTCCTCAAGGTGCTCAAGGAGAACTACCCCGACTTCCCGCTCCTGAAGGAGGTCTACCGCGAGATTATGGAGGACAAGATGGACGTGGAAAACGCGGAGCTGTTCCTGAGCTGGGTTCAGAAGGGGAAGATAAGGGTAATCTTCCAGAGGAACGCCGTTCCGAGTCCCTTCGCCTTCAATCTGGAAGCTATTGGCTCGAGCGACGTGGTCCTGATGGAGGACAGGAGGGAGCTGATTAAGGCCCTGCACAGAAAAATAATGGCGATGATAGGGAATTAG
- a CDS encoding type II toxin-antitoxin system RelE/ParE family toxin, with the protein MSYEVVLSRNALKYIKKLPPTDRERIKGALLKLSQNPWFTQYKKLRGYPFYRIRVGDYRIIYSVDEDSKTVYVVRIGRRENVYDL; encoded by the coding sequence ATGAGCTATGAGGTCGTTCTTTCGAGAAACGCTCTGAAGTACATCAAGAAACTGCCCCCCACTGACAGGGAGCGAATAAAGGGGGCCCTTCTTAAACTCAGCCAGAATCCCTGGTTCACACAGTATAAAAAGCTCAGGGGTTATCCGTTTTATCGCATAAGGGTTGGAGATTATCGCATAATCTACAGCGTTGACGAGGACTCAAAAACGGTCTACGTCGTTCGCATAGGAAGGAGGGAAAACGTTTACGACCTCTAA
- the pepQ gene encoding Xaa-Pro dipeptidase PepQ: MVMRIEKLREFIADKELDGVIITHKPNLYYFTGSAPVLGGYLLVTADEALFLVPQLEYEEAKETSRIPVEAFKRGTELFERLKSFKLRKLGIEGRTAYSTVQSYREKLGVEEFVTVDDVIKELRMVKTKEELEVIQASCEIADQAMLVAIEEISEGKREREIAAKMEYVMKMNGAEKPAFDTIIASGWRSALPHGVASDKRIEKGELVVIDEGALYNHYNSDTTRTIVVGSPNEKQKDIYYAVLEAQKKGVEMARPGITAKELDTIVRDVIREYGYGDYFIHSTGHGVGLEIHEWPGVNQSDETVLKPGMVVTVEPGIYIPKFGGVRIEDTIVITENGARRLTRTERELI; encoded by the coding sequence ATGGTGATGAGGATTGAAAAGCTGAGGGAGTTCATAGCGGACAAGGAACTCGATGGCGTGATAATAACACACAAGCCGAACCTCTACTACTTCACCGGCTCGGCCCCCGTTCTCGGTGGCTACCTGCTCGTAACGGCTGATGAAGCCCTTTTCCTCGTCCCCCAGCTTGAGTATGAGGAAGCCAAAGAAACCTCACGCATCCCCGTTGAGGCTTTCAAAAGGGGAACCGAGCTCTTCGAGAGGCTCAAGTCCTTCAAGCTGAGGAAACTCGGAATCGAGGGAAGAACCGCCTACTCAACCGTCCAGAGCTACCGCGAGAAGCTCGGAGTTGAGGAGTTCGTTACCGTTGACGACGTCATAAAGGAGCTAAGAATGGTCAAGACAAAGGAGGAGCTTGAGGTCATCCAGGCCTCGTGCGAGATAGCTGACCAAGCGATGCTCGTTGCCATAGAGGAGATAAGCGAGGGCAAGCGCGAGAGGGAAATAGCCGCCAAGATGGAGTACGTCATGAAGATGAACGGCGCAGAAAAGCCTGCCTTCGACACGATAATCGCGAGTGGCTGGCGCTCGGCCCTTCCCCACGGTGTCGCGAGTGACAAGAGGATAGAGAAGGGCGAACTCGTCGTCATTGACGAAGGTGCCCTCTACAACCACTACAACTCCGACACGACGAGAACGATAGTGGTCGGCAGTCCGAACGAGAAGCAGAAGGATATCTACTATGCCGTCTTGGAGGCCCAGAAGAAAGGTGTCGAGATGGCGAGGCCGGGAATAACGGCGAAGGAGCTCGACACAATCGTCAGGGACGTTATCAGGGAGTACGGCTATGGTGACTACTTCATTCACTCGACTGGACACGGCGTCGGCCTTGAGATACACGAGTGGCCCGGAGTGAACCAGAGCGACGAGACCGTCCTCAAGCCCGGTATGGTCGTCACTGTCGAGCCTGGCATTTACATTCCAAAGTTCGGTGGCGTTAGGATAGAGGACACGATAGTCATAACCGAAAACGGGGCCAGGAGGCTGACGAGGACGGAGAGGGAGCTAATCTGA
- a CDS encoding HAD family hydrolase, translated as MTVYLFDFDGTLVDSTGAVEKALRIAIEKTIPVVIESDLYDEYYKALFLFIKGKLTYGHLGVIHELVAQGTIHEYYNLMPKYIKDFPFAREVVRELRRRGRKVISFSGEHTYPGGKVIFMKKTNWYDEFDEVITFKGTKDMLKKFETLRELYPDEPFVWIDDSPSRFTYVLDENTLLVQKASPYKSDVPLLFDRVNFVKIKSIREVLEIDDGLSEFLGDKT; from the coding sequence GTGACGGTTTACCTCTTCGACTTCGACGGAACGCTCGTTGACAGCACCGGCGCGGTCGAGAAGGCGTTGAGGATAGCCATCGAGAAGACGATTCCAGTGGTAATAGAGAGCGACCTGTACGATGAGTACTACAAGGCACTCTTCCTCTTCATCAAGGGCAAGCTCACCTACGGTCACCTCGGTGTCATCCATGAGCTCGTGGCGCAGGGCACGATTCACGAGTACTACAATCTGATGCCCAAGTACATCAAAGACTTCCCCTTCGCCCGTGAAGTCGTCAGGGAGCTCAGGAGGCGCGGGAGAAAAGTGATAAGCTTCTCGGGCGAGCACACTTACCCCGGCGGAAAGGTCATCTTCATGAAAAAGACCAACTGGTACGACGAGTTCGACGAGGTCATAACCTTCAAGGGAACGAAGGACATGCTCAAGAAGTTCGAGACACTCAGAGAGCTTTACCCGGATGAACCCTTCGTGTGGATTGACGACAGCCCGAGTCGCTTCACCTACGTCCTCGACGAGAACACGCTCCTCGTTCAAAAGGCCTCACCCTACAAGAGCGACGTTCCGCTCCTCTTTGACAGGGTGAACTTCGTGAAGATAAAATCCATCCGAGAGGTTCTCGAGATAGACGATGGCCTGAGCGAGTTCCTGGGAGATAAAACTTAA
- a CDS encoding 50S ribosomal protein L35ae codes for MARVKAVVLSYAGSHEHQDNHRMILKPIGIDDRGSAAQLIGRKVVWRTPTGRKMFGRVIKTHGNRGEVKAVFKPGLPGQALGDIVEIL; via the coding sequence ATGGCAAGGGTGAAGGCTGTCGTCCTCTCCTACGCGGGTTCTCACGAGCACCAGGACAACCACAGAATGATTCTCAAGCCCATTGGAATCGACGACAGGGGAAGCGCGGCCCAGCTCATCGGCAGGAAGGTCGTCTGGAGGACGCCGACGGGAAGAAAGATGTTCGGCAGGGTCATCAAGACCCACGGCAACCGCGGTGAGGTCAAGGCCGTCTTCAAGCCTGGTCTTCCTGGGCAGGCCCTTGGAGACATCGTCGAGATTCTCTAA
- a CDS encoding tRNA (guanine(10)-N(2))-dimethyltransferase encodes MELIEVSEGSARFLVPKAERIYDAPVFYNPVMALNRDISVLVARALEPKRVLDALSATGIRGIRYALESPAEEVWLNDISDEAYSLMKRNVALNFEGELYEEGDRSYLWGEKLIVINKGDANRLMAENFRYFDLVDLDPFGSPMEFLDTALRSVKRKGVLAVTATDTGVLCGAYSRACVKNYLARPIRGELCHEAGLRILIGTVVRYSAKYDLGVEVLLAYYRDHYFRAFLRFKSGATKAERSLAQLGYLWQEKTGRFTYEKAFLPEKPKAFGPMWLGPLKDSEFVEKLSKELETFEPAHKKTRPFIELLAGELDVPFHYDTHSLARRNGLEVRKVSEIIERLEKLGYRASRTHFSPTAIKTDAPFEVVLDVLGGS; translated from the coding sequence ATGGAGCTGATTGAGGTCAGTGAAGGTTCCGCGAGGTTCCTCGTACCGAAGGCCGAACGGATCTACGACGCACCTGTCTTCTACAACCCCGTGATGGCGCTCAACAGGGACATAAGCGTCCTCGTCGCCCGTGCTCTTGAACCCAAGAGGGTTCTCGATGCGCTCTCGGCGACGGGAATACGGGGAATCCGTTACGCCCTCGAAAGTCCAGCGGAGGAAGTCTGGCTCAACGACATAAGCGACGAAGCCTACAGCCTGATGAAGCGGAACGTCGCCCTCAACTTCGAGGGGGAGCTCTACGAAGAGGGCGACCGCTCCTACCTCTGGGGCGAGAAGCTAATAGTCATAAACAAGGGCGACGCCAACAGGTTGATGGCGGAGAACTTCCGCTACTTTGACCTGGTTGATTTGGACCCCTTCGGCTCGCCGATGGAGTTCCTTGACACCGCTCTAAGGAGTGTGAAGAGGAAGGGCGTTCTGGCCGTTACAGCAACGGATACCGGAGTTCTCTGCGGGGCCTACTCAAGGGCCTGCGTGAAGAACTACCTCGCGAGGCCGATACGGGGAGAGCTGTGCCACGAGGCCGGTTTGAGAATCCTCATCGGGACAGTGGTTAGATACTCTGCAAAGTACGACCTTGGAGTTGAAGTCCTCCTCGCCTACTACCGCGACCACTACTTCAGGGCCTTCCTCCGCTTTAAGAGCGGGGCAACGAAGGCCGAGAGGAGCCTCGCCCAGCTCGGCTACCTCTGGCAGGAAAAAACCGGAAGGTTCACATACGAGAAAGCCTTCCTCCCGGAGAAGCCCAAGGCCTTCGGCCCGATGTGGCTCGGCCCGCTGAAGGATTCTGAGTTCGTGGAGAAACTTTCAAAGGAGCTTGAGACCTTTGAACCGGCCCATAAGAAAACGAGGCCCTTTATAGAGCTACTCGCGGGCGAACTCGACGTCCCCTTCCACTATGACACCCATTCACTGGCGCGGAGGAACGGCCTGGAAGTGAGGAAGGTGAGCGAAATAATTGAAAGACTTGAGAAACTCGGCTACAGGGCGAGCAGGACGCACTTTTCTCCAACGGCGATAAAAACCGATGCCCCCTTTGAGGTGGTGCTCGATGTCCTCGGAGGCAGTTAA